Proteins encoded within one genomic window of Mycolicibacterium aubagnense:
- a CDS encoding transposase: MTRTPPPPPTAKAKAALAKYRDGVSADKRRDIEKAIAYLRKTKATINVSAVARRAKVTRKTVLKHDDLMVIINQYRNRPAAGGDHPPATSRESSIMAALRRKIAAQEAEINNLKTTVAQQQATIELLYGQLEDRHYGDPAG, from the coding sequence GTGACCCGCACACCCCCGCCGCCGCCGACCGCCAAAGCCAAAGCGGCGCTGGCCAAATACCGTGACGGTGTCAGCGCCGACAAGCGCCGCGACATCGAAAAGGCCATCGCCTACCTGCGCAAAACCAAGGCCACCATCAACGTCTCCGCGGTGGCCCGCCGCGCCAAGGTAACCCGCAAAACGGTCCTCAAACATGACGACCTGATGGTGATCATCAACCAGTACCGCAACCGGCCCGCCGCCGGCGGCGACCACCCGCCGGCCACGAGCCGCGAAAGCAGCATCATGGCCGCGTTGCGCCGCAAGATCGCCGCTCAAGAAGCCGAAATCAACAACCTCAAAACCACGGTGGCACAACAGCAAGCCACCATCGAACTGCTCTACGGTCAACTGGAGGACCGGCACTACGGCGACCCCGCTGGTTAG